One part of the Microbacterium aurugineum genome encodes these proteins:
- a CDS encoding transaldolase family protein, producing the protein MTPIAPRLYVDSADVDRVSRLLATGVVHGVTTNPTILERGGRTAAEIPELYARWESEGAKEIFFQTWGGDTASFLRNAEGIRALGDRVAVKAPATSAGFVAASALVRDGATVLVTAVYSVAQALACASIGVQYIAPYLGRMRDAGLDGDATIARMQEVCAGSDSNVLAASLRSPDDITGLRLAGVPYFTAAPDVLDRVLLHEVSDSSAAEFDAAMVRLGA; encoded by the coding sequence ATGACCCCGATCGCGCCACGCCTGTACGTCGACAGCGCCGATGTCGACCGCGTCTCCCGGCTGCTCGCCACGGGCGTGGTGCACGGCGTGACCACGAACCCGACCATCCTGGAACGGGGAGGCCGCACCGCCGCCGAGATCCCCGAGCTCTACGCCCGCTGGGAGTCGGAGGGGGCGAAGGAGATCTTCTTCCAGACCTGGGGCGGCGACACCGCGTCCTTCCTCCGCAACGCCGAGGGCATCCGCGCGCTGGGTGACCGGGTCGCCGTGAAGGCGCCCGCGACGTCTGCGGGGTTCGTCGCGGCATCCGCGCTCGTGCGCGACGGCGCGACCGTTCTGGTGACCGCCGTGTATTCGGTCGCGCAGGCGCTCGCGTGCGCGTCGATCGGGGTGCAGTACATCGCTCCGTACCTCGGACGGATGCGCGATGCCGGGCTCGACGGCGATGCGACGATCGCGCGGATGCAGGAGGTGTGCGCGGGCAGCGACTCGAACGTGCTCGCCGCGTCGCTGCGCTCGCCGGATGACATCACGGGCTTGCGCCTGGCCGGCGTCCCGTACTTCACCGCCGCCCCCGACGTGCTCGACCGCGTGCTCCTCCATGAGGTGAGCGACAGCTCCGCGGCGGAGTTCGACGCCGCGATGGTGCGCCTGGGGGCATGA